Genomic DNA from Carnobacteriaceae bacterium zg-C25:
TTTTCTCTGCCGTTTCTTGTGCCACACTAATTGGCACTGTCAAAATAGCAATTTCAATTTGTTGTGCTTTAATTTGTTTTGATAGTTCATCAATGTGATATACCGGAACACCACTTTGCTTCGTCCCCACAATCGCTTGATCAACATCAAACGCAGCACTAATGCGCACACTGTTACTTTGTTGGAAACGGTAATTCAATAGCGCTTGGCCTAGATGACCCACCCCAACTAACGCAACGTTCGTGAGACGGTCTTGATTCAATGTTTTATTAAAAAATGCTAGTAGCGCCTCAACATCATATCCGTAACCACGTTTACCGAGTTCTCCAAAATATGAAAAATCACGACGAATGGTTGCACTATCAATTTTCACCGCTTCACTTAATTCGGCTGATGATGTACGTAAAATCCCCGCATCAAATAATAAGCGTAAATAACGGTGATACAACGGCAGACGTTTTGCG
This window encodes:
- a CDS encoding redox-sensing transcriptional repressor Rex; amino-acid sequence: MPYTQIPKATAKRLPLYHRYLRLLFDAGILRTSSAELSEAVKIDSATIRRDFSYFGELGKRGYGYDVEALLAFFNKTLNQDRLTNVALVGVGHLGQALLNYRFQQSNSVRISAAFDVDQAIVGTKQSGVPVYHIDELSKQIKAQQIEIAILTVPISVAQETAEKIVEAGARGILNFTPLRLTLPKGFRVQNVDLTNELQTLIYFLDTDKSDK